GGCATCTGGTCGGTTCGCCCGCAACGCGAACACGACCCGCGAGAAGAACGCAACGAGCGCCGGGAGACCCTATGAAACGAGAACCCCAGCTCGGCAACATCGCCTTGCGCGACGATCCGCACTGGTACAAGGACGCGGTCATCTATCAATTGCACATCAAGTCGTTTTTCGACGCGAATGGCGACGGTATCGGCGACTTTGCCGGCCTGATCGAAAAGCTCGACTACATCGCGGAACTGGGCGTCGATACGCTGTGGGTGCTGCCCTTCTACCCATCGCCGCGCCGCGACGACGGCTACGACATCGCTGAATATCGGGGCGTGCATCCGGACTACGGCACGATAGCCGACGTGCGGCGCCTCATCGCCCAGGCCCACGCCCGCGGGATTCGCGTGATTACGGAACTGGTCATCAATCACACTTCGGATCAGCACCCGTGGTTCAAGCGGGCGTGCCTGGCACGCCCCGGCACCTCGCATCGCGACTATTACGTGTGGTCCGACACGGGGCGCGAATACGAAGGCACGCGCATCATCTTCGTCGACACCGAGGTCTCGAACTGGACGTGGGAACCGACTGCGGGCGCGTATTACTGGCACCGCTTCTACTCGCATCAGCCCGATCTGAACTTCGACAACCCGCAGGTGCTGCGCTCAGTCCTGGGCGTGATGCATTTCTGGCTGGGGATGGGGGTGGACGGACTGCGTCTGGACGCCGTGCCGTATCTCGTGGAGCGCGAAGGCACCAGCAACGAAAATCTGCCGGAAACGCACGCCATCCTGCGACGCATTCGCGCCGATCTCGATGCCAGGTATCGCAACCGTCTCCTGCTGGCCGAGGCCAATCAATGGCCGGAAGACGTGCAACAGTACTTCGGTGCGGGCGACGAATGCCACATGGCGTTCCATTTCCCGCTCATGCCGCGCATGTACATGGCCATCGCCCGGGAGGATCGCTTCCCGATCACTGACATCCTGAGCCAGACGCCGCAGATTCCCGACGCCTGTCAGTGGGCCATCTTCCTGCGCAATCACGACGAACTGACGCTCGAAATGGTAACCGACAGCGAGCGCGACTATCTGTGGGAGGTCTATGCCTCCGACCGGCGCGCGCGTCTGAACCTCGGCATTCGGCGACGGCTCGCCCCGTTGCTGGAGCGCGACCGGCGGCGCATCGAGTTAATGAACAGCCTGCTGCTCTCCATGCCGGGTACGCCCGTCATTTACTACGGCGACGAGATCGGCATGGGCGATAACATTCATCTGGGCGACCGCGACGGCGTGCGCACGCCGATGCAATGGTCGTACGATCGCAACGGCGGTTTCTCGCGGGCAGACCCTGAACTGTTGACGTTGCCCGCCATTCAGGGCGCGCTGTATGGCTATGAGTCGGTGAACGTGGAGAGTCAGGCGCGCGATCCGCATTCGCTGCTCAACTGGATGCGACGCCTGATCGCCACGCGCCGGTCGCGGCGAGCCTTCGGCCGGGGCTCGATCGAGTTTCTGCATCCGACCAACCGCAAGGTGCTTGCCTACCTGCGCGAATACACGGACGAAGCGCCGTTGCTGTGCGTGGCGAACCTGTCGCGCGCGTCGCAGGCGGTCGAACTGGATCTGTCGCGTTTCGCCGGACGCACGCCGGTAGAACTGCTCGGCGGCACGGCGTTCCCCGCCGTCGGGCAGTTGACATATCTGTTGACGCTGCCGCCCTACGGCTTCTACTGGTTCGAACTGACCGAAGCGACGCAGGCGCCGCGCTGGAACGAAGAGGCCTCCGAGCAGCTTCCCGAATTCACGACCTTCGTCTGGCGTGCCGGGGCGCCGCTGCTGGATGCATCGATTTGCGATGCCATCTCGAAGACCATACTGCCTCGCTATCTGCCACGACGCCGATGGTTCGCGGCCAAGAATGCCCGTCTGCAAACGGCCCGGCTCAATTGCGTGACCCAGCTCCTGCAGGGCACGCCGGAAGACGGCGGTGCCGACGCGCCTGTGTGGCTGTGCGAAGTCGAAGTGCAACTCGATGCCGACGGGCGGCGGCAGGTGCAGACGTACCTGCTGCCGTTGACCGTCGTCTGGGAGCAGGTCGGCATGCGGCCCCTGCCGATTCAGCTCGCGCTCGCGCGTGTGCGGCGCGGCCGCCGCGTCGGCTATCTGGTCGACGCCTTCGCCAGCGAAGCACTCGGCCCGGCGCTCGCGACGCTGATGCAATCGAATGCGCGCGTGCCTGCGCGCCGCCCAGGCGAGAGGGGGGAGATGGGCGACGCCCCGGACCTCGGCGTCTTCGAGTTCGAAAGCGCTCCCGTGCTGGCGGACGAGCCGATTCCTCCGGGGGAAGCCACGCAGTGGATGGCCGTCGAGCAGACCAACAGTTCGTTGGCGATGGGCAATTCGCTCGCGCTCAAGCTGGTGCGCCAGATCGTGCCCGGCGTGCATCCCGAGGCGGAGATGCTGCGACGCCTGAGCGAGTGCGGTTTTGCCAATTCGCCGCAATGGCTCGGCGAGGTGCGTCGTCGCGACGCCGATGGGAATCCGCACACCCTGGCGATCTTGCAGCGCTTCGTCGGCAATCAGGGCAACGGCTGGAATTGGGGCTACGACACCCTCTCGCGGCTGATCGAGGCGCTCTCGCACGACGACGTGAGCGCTGGCGAGACGCGCGACGAAGCGGCGCCGTACCTGCAATTGGCGCGTCAGATCGGCAAGCGTCTTGGCGAGATGCATCTCGTGCTTGCACAGGACACCGATGACGAGGCGTTTTCTCCTGTCGTCGCAAGCGATGCCATGCTGTCCCGATGGACGTCGCACGCGCAGGCGATGGTGTCGCAGGCGTTCGCCTGTCTCGAAACCCATAAGTCGACGATCCTCGACACGCCGGACGCCAACGCACAGGTCGCCGCCATCGACGCGCTTGCGCATCGGCGCGACGACGTCGTCGAGCGGCTTGCCGGTCTGATCCGGGAAGGTGCGGGCACCTTGTGTCAGCGCGTTCACGGGGACTTCCATCTGGGGCAGGTGCTGGTAACGCCGGGCGACGTGGTCATCATCGACTTCGAAGGCGAACCGGCACGGGACGTTGCGGTGCGCCGGGAGAAGACCAGTCCGTTGCGCGACGTGGCCGGACTGCTTCGCTCGCTCGACTATGTAGGACGTGCCGTCGCGAGTACGGAAGAACCGTTGCCCGCACCGATGCTCGCGCGCCGCGAGGCGCTTTTGCACCGGATCATGGACGAAGCGGGTGCCGCCTTTCTCGATGCCTATGCGCGCGCCGTCGCGTACGGTGCACCGCGACTGGCCGACACGTTCCGATGCCGTCCCCTGCTCGACGCGCAACTGCTGGAGAAGGCGGCCTACGAGATTGTGTACGAGTGTGCCAACCGGCCTGCGTGGGTCTGGGTGCCGCTTGCCGGGTTCGAGGTGCTGGTGCGCCGGCTGCTGGACACCGGGGAGGACAACGCGTCATGAGTCACGCCCAGCCCTCGCGCTCTGCGGTGCCCCATCACACCGAGGTGGACGGCGGCGACCGGCTGGCCTTGCCCGTCATGCAGCAACATGACGTGCAGGCGCTCATCGACGCGAGTCATCCCGATCCCTTCTCGGTGCTGGGGCCGCATCGCGAAGCGAGCGGCTGGAGCGTTCGGGCATTTGTGCCCGGCGCCGATAGTGTGGGGATCGAACGCCTGTCCTCGCCTGATGCGCAACCGATACCGATGCACCGGATTCACGCGGACGGACTGTTCGTCGCCGCCCTGCCCGCCGATGTCCCGGGCGTCGCGCACGCCCCGGCATATCGACTGCACATCGACTGGCCACAGGCACGGCAGATCACGGCCGACCCCTACGCGTTCGGCCTGCTGCTCGGCGAGTTCGATCTGCATCTGTTGCGCGAAGGCCATCACTGGCGCATTGGCGATTGTCTGGGCGCCCACGTCATGACGATCGACGACGTGCCGGGCGTGCGCTTCGCCGTTTGGGCACCGAACGCGAGCCGCGTGTCGGTGGTCGGCGATTTCAACGGTTGGGACGGACGCCGGCATCCGATGCGCCTGCGGCACGACGCGGGAGTCTGGGAACTTTTCATTCCGCATCTGGGTGCGAGCGAGCGATACAAGTTCGAGGTGCGCACCGCGGGCGGGACCGTGTTGCCGCTCAAGGCCGATCCTCTGGCGCGCATGACGGAAGCGCCTCCTGCGACAGCGTCCCGGGTCGCTTGCCCGTCGCCGTTCGTCTGGCACGACGACGCGTGGCTGGACGAGCGCGAGCATCGTGTCGCGACGAACGCGCCCGTCGCCATCTACGAAGTCCACGCCGGGTCGTGGCTTCCGCCGGGAGACGACGGGCAGGCGTCCGCCCCCGCGCACTGGGATGCCCTCGCCGAGCGGCTGATCCCGTACGTGCGCGACATGGGCTTCACACACATCGAATTCTTGCCGGTGACCGAACACCCCTTCGCCGGTTCGTGGGGCTATCAACCGTTGAGCCTCTATGCGCCCACCGCTCGCTTTGGCGATCCGGCAGGGCTGGCGCGACTGGTGGATGCGGCGCACTGCGCCGGACTGGGCGTGATTCTCGACTGGGTGCCCGCGCACTTTCCGTCCGACGTGCACGGCCTTGCGCAATTCGACGGCACGGCGCTGTACGAGCATGCCGATCCGCGCGAGGGATTTCATCAGGACTGGAAAACGAGCGTCTATAACCTCGGCCGCCGGGAAGTCGTCAATTTCCTCATCGGCAGCGCGCTCGACTGGCTGCGCCGGTTCCATGTCGACGGGTTGCGTGTGGACGCGGTGGCGTCGATGCTCTATCGCGATTACAGCCGCAAGCCGGGCGAGTGGGTGCCGAACCGGTATGGAGGACGCGAGAATCTGGAAGCGATTGCCTTCTTGCAGATGCTCAGTGAGCGCGTTGCACAGGACGCGCCCGGTGCCGCCTTGTTCGCGGAGGAATCCACGGCGTGGCCGGGGGTCAGTGCGCCGGTGGCCTCGGGCGGTCTGGGCTTCCATTACAAGTGGAACATGGGATGGATGAACGACACGCTGCGCTACATGGGCCGCGACCCCGTGTACCGCCGTCACCATCACGACGATCTGACCTTCGGTCTCGTCTATGCGTTTTCGGAGCACTTTGTCCTGCCCCTGTCGCATGACGAAGTGGTACACGGCAAAGGCTCGCTGATCGGGCGCATGCCGGGCGACGCGTGGCGCAAGCATGCCAATCTGCGCGCGTACTTCGGTTTCATGTGGACGCATCCGGGCAAGAAACTGCTCTTCATGGGCGCAGAGTTCGCCCAGCACGCCGAATGGAATCACGACGCACCGCTGGCGTGGTCGCAGCTGGACGACCCGGCCTGCCGTGGCGTGCAGCGCTGGGTCCGCGACCTGAACCGATGCTATCGCGCGCTGCCCGCGCTGTACCGGCTCGATGCGCAAGCCGCAGGCTTCTCATGGATCATCGGCAACGACCGCGACAACAGCGTGCTGGCGTATCTGCGCCGCGGCTCGCCCCCTCATGACGGCGTGCAGGCGAAGGACGTATGCCTGGTCGTCGTCAACTTCACGCCGCTGCCGCGCCACGACTACCGCGTGGGCGTACCGGTCGGCGGACGCTGGCGAGAAGCGCTGAATTCCGACTTGCCGTGCTATGGCGGCAGCGGCGTAACGAACGAGATCGATATGCCCGATCGCGCTCACGGCGAGCCGGGCGATGCTCAACGTCCCCAGAGTCCCCTTCAGACGCAGGGCGTGCCGTCGCACGGACACCCGGTATCGCTCGCGCTGACGTTGCCGCCGTTGGGCTGTCTTGTGCTGATACCGGAGGAATAGCCGATGCCGCATTCGCACGTCGACAAGCTGTCGCCCGGGCGCCCCTCCCCGCTCGGCGCGACGTGGGACGGTCTGGGGGTGAACTTCGCCGTGTTTTCGGCCAACGCCGAACGTATCGAACTCTGCCTGTTCGACGATCGCGGCCGCAAGGAACTCAAACGTCTCGCCCTGCCCGAATGTACCGACGAGATATGGCATGGCTACCTGCCGGGCGCCGGGCCGGGGCTGGTGTACGGCTACCGCGCGCATGGCCCCTATGCGCCAGAACAGGGGCATCGTTTCAATCCCGCCAAATTGCTGCTCGATCCCTACGCGCGCGCGTTGCTCGGCAAGGTTCGATGGTCGGATGCGCTGTTCGGCTATCGCGTGACGTCGCACAAGGCCGACCTCTCCATCGACCGGCGCGACAGTGCGCCCGCCATGCCCAAGGCGGTCGTCGTCGAAGCGCCGGACACGTTGCGCCACGACACGCGCCCGCATACGGCATGGGACGACACCGTCATCCTCGAAGCGCACGTGCGCGGCATGACGATGCAGATGGACGGGCTGCGTCAACCGGTGCGGGGCACCTTCGAGGCGCTCGCCTCGCCGAGAGTCGTCGACCATCTGCACCGGCTCGGCATTACCGCCGTCGAACTGCTGCCGGTCCACGCGTTTTTGCACGACCGCATTCTGGTGGACCGGGGATTACGCAATTTCTGGGGCTACAACACGTTGGCGTTCTTCGCGCCCGAGGCATCGTATCTCGGCAGCGGCGGTGTGGACGCCATGCGTCGCGCCGTGCGCGCGCTGCACGCGGCGGGTATCGAAGTGATTCTCGACGTCGTGTACAACCACACGTGCGAAGGCAACGAACTCGGTCCGACCCTCTCGTGGCGCGGGTTCGACAACGCCAGCTACTACCGGCTGGTGCCGGGCGACGAGCGGTACTTCATCAACGATACCGGGTGCGGGAACACCGTCAATCTGTCCCATCCGCGCGTATTGCAGATGGTGATGGACTCGTTGCGGTACTGGGTGGAGACGATGCAGATCGATGGCTTTCGCTTCGATCTGGGCGTCACGCTGGGGCGCGAGGGATATGGCTTCGATCCGGGCGCAGGATTCTTCGACGCCATCGGGCAGGATCCCGTGCTGGCCCGCACCAAGCTCATCTCCGAACCGTGGGACATCGGGCCGGATGGTTATCAGTTGGGACAGCATCCACCGGGCTTCGCGGAATGGAACGGCAAGTTTCGCGACACCGTGCGCCGCTTCTGGCGCGGCGACGACGGCATTCGGCCGGACATCGCGGAGCGCCTGCTCGGCTCGGCGGGCCTGTTCGCGCGCCGCTGGCGCAAGCCATGGGCGTCGCTGAACTTCGTGACGGCCCACGACGGGTTCACGCTGGCCGATCTGACCGCCTACGCCGAGCGTCACAACGAAGCGAACGGCGAGGACAACCGGGATGGCGCAGGCGAGAACTTCAGCGCCAACTGGGGCGTGGAGGGACCGGCCGACGACGCGGGGATCATCGCGCTGCGCGAGCGCGTTCGGCGTTCGCTGCTGATGACGCTGCTGTTCGCCAGCGGTACACCCATGATGCTCGCCGGCGACGAGTTCGGGCGGAGCCAGCGGGGCAACAACAACGCCTACTGTCAGGACAACGACATCTCGTGGCTCAGTTGGCGGCAGGCAGCTTCCCCCGAGGGGGTCGCCATGACCGGTTTCGCCGCGCGCGCCATCGCCTTGCGCCGCGACGTGCCGCTGCTGCGCATCGTTCGCTTTTCGTCCGAAGACGAATGGGTCACGGACGAGCTGGCGGCCATTTCCTGGTATGACGAACGCGGCCTGCAACTCGCCGACGAGGACTGGCACAACGTGAAAGGCCGCGCGCTCGTGCTTCGTCGCGCGGCGCGGCGCGCGGATGGCGGTATCGATATCGCACTGCTGATGATGAATGCCGCCGACGTGCCGCTGTTGTTCCACTGGCCCACGCCCGGCGGCGACTGGCAATTGCATCTGGATTCCGCCGATGCGTCGCGAGAACCGGCGCCGCTTGGCGGCGACGGCGTCGAAATCGAAGCGCACGCCGCCATGGTGGTGACCGGCCGGTGGCGCGACAGCGCGCCGGCCTCGGCCGCCTGATTCCGCTCCCCGTCTACCTGTCCCTGCTACCTGTCCCTGCGTCCATCATGACCACAACTTACGCATTTCCGCTCCCCTTCGGCGCCGCATTGCAGGCAGACGGCACGACGCGGTTTCGCATCTGGGCGCCGGACGTGGCCGCGCTGCAACTCGTCATCGAGCAAGAGGCGCCCGTACCGATGCTTCCGTCCAGCGAGGGGCACTTCGAGTTGACGGTGCCGTGCATCGCCGGTACCCGGTACGCCTTCGTCCTGCCCGACGGCCGGAGAGTGCCCGACCCGGCTTCGCGAGCGCAGGCCGGGGGGCCGCACGACATGAGCGTCGTGATCGACCCGCGCACGTACGCATGGCAAACGCCCGGATGGCGCGCAAGGCCGTGGCACGAAACAGTGATCTACGAACTTCACGCGGGCGCGCTGGGCGGCTATAACGGTGTTCGGGCGCGTCTGCCATACCTTGCACAGTTGGGCGTGAGCGCCATTGAGTTGATGCCGATCGGCACGTTCGAGGGCCGCCGCAACTGGGGTTACGACGGCGTCTTGCCCTTTGCGCCCGAGAGCGCCTACGGCACGGTAGAAGAACTCAAGGCCCTCATCGACGCCGCGCATGCCGAGGACATGATGGTGTTCCTGGACGTGGTCTACAACCACTTCGGTCCGAGCGGCAACTACCTCGCCTCGTACGCGTCGCGCTTCTTCGACGGCACGGCGCAAACGCCCTGGGGCGCTTCGCTCGACTTCGACG
This is a stretch of genomic DNA from Pandoraea faecigallinarum. It encodes these proteins:
- the treS gene encoding maltose alpha-D-glucosyltransferase is translated as MKREPQLGNIALRDDPHWYKDAVIYQLHIKSFFDANGDGIGDFAGLIEKLDYIAELGVDTLWVLPFYPSPRRDDGYDIAEYRGVHPDYGTIADVRRLIAQAHARGIRVITELVINHTSDQHPWFKRACLARPGTSHRDYYVWSDTGREYEGTRIIFVDTEVSNWTWEPTAGAYYWHRFYSHQPDLNFDNPQVLRSVLGVMHFWLGMGVDGLRLDAVPYLVEREGTSNENLPETHAILRRIRADLDARYRNRLLLAEANQWPEDVQQYFGAGDECHMAFHFPLMPRMYMAIAREDRFPITDILSQTPQIPDACQWAIFLRNHDELTLEMVTDSERDYLWEVYASDRRARLNLGIRRRLAPLLERDRRRIELMNSLLLSMPGTPVIYYGDEIGMGDNIHLGDRDGVRTPMQWSYDRNGGFSRADPELLTLPAIQGALYGYESVNVESQARDPHSLLNWMRRLIATRRSRRAFGRGSIEFLHPTNRKVLAYLREYTDEAPLLCVANLSRASQAVELDLSRFAGRTPVELLGGTAFPAVGQLTYLLTLPPYGFYWFELTEATQAPRWNEEASEQLPEFTTFVWRAGAPLLDASICDAISKTILPRYLPRRRWFAAKNARLQTARLNCVTQLLQGTPEDGGADAPVWLCEVEVQLDADGRRQVQTYLLPLTVVWEQVGMRPLPIQLALARVRRGRRVGYLVDAFASEALGPALATLMQSNARVPARRPGERGEMGDAPDLGVFEFESAPVLADEPIPPGEATQWMAVEQTNSSLAMGNSLALKLVRQIVPGVHPEAEMLRRLSECGFANSPQWLGEVRRRDADGNPHTLAILQRFVGNQGNGWNWGYDTLSRLIEALSHDDVSAGETRDEAAPYLQLARQIGKRLGEMHLVLAQDTDDEAFSPVVASDAMLSRWTSHAQAMVSQAFACLETHKSTILDTPDANAQVAAIDALAHRRDDVVERLAGLIREGAGTLCQRVHGDFHLGQVLVTPGDVVIIDFEGEPARDVAVRREKTSPLRDVAGLLRSLDYVGRAVASTEEPLPAPMLARREALLHRIMDEAGAAFLDAYARAVAYGAPRLADTFRCRPLLDAQLLEKAAYEIVYECANRPAWVWVPLAGFEVLVRRLLDTGEDNAS
- the glgB gene encoding 1,4-alpha-glucan branching protein GlgB, whose amino-acid sequence is MSHAQPSRSAVPHHTEVDGGDRLALPVMQQHDVQALIDASHPDPFSVLGPHREASGWSVRAFVPGADSVGIERLSSPDAQPIPMHRIHADGLFVAALPADVPGVAHAPAYRLHIDWPQARQITADPYAFGLLLGEFDLHLLREGHHWRIGDCLGAHVMTIDDVPGVRFAVWAPNASRVSVVGDFNGWDGRRHPMRLRHDAGVWELFIPHLGASERYKFEVRTAGGTVLPLKADPLARMTEAPPATASRVACPSPFVWHDDAWLDEREHRVATNAPVAIYEVHAGSWLPPGDDGQASAPAHWDALAERLIPYVRDMGFTHIEFLPVTEHPFAGSWGYQPLSLYAPTARFGDPAGLARLVDAAHCAGLGVILDWVPAHFPSDVHGLAQFDGTALYEHADPREGFHQDWKTSVYNLGRREVVNFLIGSALDWLRRFHVDGLRVDAVASMLYRDYSRKPGEWVPNRYGGRENLEAIAFLQMLSERVAQDAPGAALFAEESTAWPGVSAPVASGGLGFHYKWNMGWMNDTLRYMGRDPVYRRHHHDDLTFGLVYAFSEHFVLPLSHDEVVHGKGSLIGRMPGDAWRKHANLRAYFGFMWTHPGKKLLFMGAEFAQHAEWNHDAPLAWSQLDDPACRGVQRWVRDLNRCYRALPALYRLDAQAAGFSWIIGNDRDNSVLAYLRRGSPPHDGVQAKDVCLVVVNFTPLPRHDYRVGVPVGGRWREALNSDLPCYGGSGVTNEIDMPDRAHGEPGDAQRPQSPLQTQGVPSHGHPVSLALTLPPLGCLVLIPEE
- the glgX gene encoding glycogen debranching protein GlgX codes for the protein MPHSHVDKLSPGRPSPLGATWDGLGVNFAVFSANAERIELCLFDDRGRKELKRLALPECTDEIWHGYLPGAGPGLVYGYRAHGPYAPEQGHRFNPAKLLLDPYARALLGKVRWSDALFGYRVTSHKADLSIDRRDSAPAMPKAVVVEAPDTLRHDTRPHTAWDDTVILEAHVRGMTMQMDGLRQPVRGTFEALASPRVVDHLHRLGITAVELLPVHAFLHDRILVDRGLRNFWGYNTLAFFAPEASYLGSGGVDAMRRAVRALHAAGIEVILDVVYNHTCEGNELGPTLSWRGFDNASYYRLVPGDERYFINDTGCGNTVNLSHPRVLQMVMDSLRYWVETMQIDGFRFDLGVTLGREGYGFDPGAGFFDAIGQDPVLARTKLISEPWDIGPDGYQLGQHPPGFAEWNGKFRDTVRRFWRGDDGIRPDIAERLLGSAGLFARRWRKPWASLNFVTAHDGFTLADLTAYAERHNEANGEDNRDGAGENFSANWGVEGPADDAGIIALRERVRRSLLMTLLFASGTPMMLAGDEFGRSQRGNNNAYCQDNDISWLSWRQAASPEGVAMTGFAARAIALRRDVPLLRIVRFSSEDEWVTDELAAISWYDERGLQLADEDWHNVKGRALVLRRAARRADGGIDIALLMMNAADVPLLFHWPTPGGDWQLHLDSADASREPAPLGGDGVEIEAHAAMVVTGRWRDSAPASAA